The following are encoded in a window of Gossypium raimondii isolate GPD5lz chromosome 13, ASM2569854v1, whole genome shotgun sequence genomic DNA:
- the LOC105784177 gene encoding agamous-like MADS-box protein AGL80 produces the protein MSRKKIKLAYITNDSARKTTYKRRTKCLVKKVRELTTLCGIEGFAVMNSPDFGSQVEVWPSLEDARRLLSDFKKLPLSKQNKKMVSQESFLEQSLAKATQQLRKLREKNRQKELKEVMFESLSGKGILQSLNAMDLDEVDLLVKQNLTDIDDRVRVLTKASRS, from the coding sequence AtgtctagaaagaaaataaagcttGCCTACATTACGAATGATTCAGCAAGGAAAACTACCTACAAGAGAAGAACCAAGTGTCTGGTGAAGAAGGTGCGTGAACTCACTACCCTTTGTGGGATTGAAGGTTTTGCTGTTATGAACTCTCCTGATTTCGGCTCACAAGTGGAGGTATGGCCGTCCCTCGAGGATGCCCGACGCTTGCTTTCCGATTTCAAGAAGCTGCCCCTGTCGAAACAAAACAAGAAGATGGTTAGCCAAGAGAGTTTCCTTGAGCAAAGCTTAGCCAAAGCTACTCAACAGCTTAGGAAACTGCGCGAGAAGAATCGCCAGAAGGAGTTGAAAGAAGTCATGTTCGAAAGCCTGAGTGGAAAAGGGATATTGCAGAGTTTGAATGCGATGGATTTGGATGAGGTGGATCTATTGGTTAAGCAAAACTTGACGGATATTGACGACAGGGTTCGTGTGCTTACTAAAGCGTCTCGTTCCTAA
- the LOC105784178 gene encoding agamous-like MADS-box protein AGL80, translated as MSRKKIKLAYITNDSARKTTYKKRSKGLLKKVREITTLCGIQAFVVINSPDFGSQAEVWPSLEDARRLLSEFKKLPLSKQNKNMVNQESFLEQSLAKATQQLRKLRKENHQKELKEVMFESLEWKRDIAEFECDGFG; from the coding sequence AtgtctagaaagaaaataaagcttGCCTACATTACCAATGATTCAGCAAGGAAAACTACCTACAAGAAAAGAAGCAAGGGTCTGTTGAAGAAGGTGCGTGAAATCACTACCCTTTGTGGGATTCAAGCTTTTGTTGTTATCAACTCTCCTGATTTTGGCTCTCAAGCGGAGGTATGGCCGTCCCTCGAGGATGCCCGACGCTTGCTTTCCGAGTTCAAGAAGTTGCCCCTGTCGAAACAAAACAAGAACATGGTTAACCAAGAGAGTTTTCTTGAGCAAAGCTTAGCCAAAGCTACTCAACAGCTTAGGAAACTGCGCAAGGAGAATCACCAGAAGGAGTTGAAAGAAGTCATGTTCGAAAGCCTTGAGTGGAAAAGGGATATTGCAGAGTTTGAATGCGATGGATTTGGATGA